A stretch of the Eretmochelys imbricata isolate rEreImb1 chromosome 15, rEreImb1.hap1, whole genome shotgun sequence genome encodes the following:
- the PUS1 gene encoding pseudouridylate synthase 1 homolog isoform X3, whose product MAGDMRATAASQAKRFKSSNEETENQEENGHQDKRFKRSQKDVEDQNKKFPKRKIVLLMAYSGKGYHGMQRNVGSSQFKTIEDDLVSALIRSGCIPENHGEDMKKMSFQRCARTDKGVSAAGQIVSLKIWLIDDVLEKINNCLPSHIRILGLKRVTGGFSSKNKCDARTYFYMLPTFAFAHKDRDIQDKTYRLNKETLEKVNKLLACYKGTHNFHNFTSQKGPKDPSAKRYIMEIYCEEPFVRECMEFAVIKVKGQSFMMHQIRKMIGLVIAVVKGYAPESIMERSWGEEKVDVPKAPGLGLVLEKVHFEKYNRRFGNDGLHEPLEWTEEEEKIAVFKEQHIYPTIINTEREEQSMVNWLSTLSIHDFNATSSGVQVNDRNSKSNDLEGSDGCDDDSD is encoded by the exons ATGGCTGGGGATATGAGAGCAACCGCTGCCAGTCAGGCAAAAAGATTTAAGAGCAGCAATGAGGAAACAGAAAACCAAGAGGAAAATGGACACCAAGACAAACGGTTCAAGAGAAGCCAAAAGGATGTGGAGGATCAGAATAAAAAATTTCCCAAAAGGAAGATTGTTCTGTTGATGGCATATTCTGGGAAAGGCTACCATGGGATGCAA CGAAACGTGGGGTCCTCGCAGTTCAAGACGATCGAGGATGATTTAGTATCTGCCCTCATTCGGTCAGGGTGCATTCCAGAAAACCACGGTGAAGATATGAAAAAAATGTCCTTTCAGAGGTGTGCGCGAACAGACAAG gGTGTGTCTGCCGCTGGACAGATTGTGTCACTGAAGATCTGGCTGATAGATGACGTTTTAGAAAAGATCAATAACTGTCTTCCTTCTCATATCAGAATTCTGg gacTGAAAAGAGTCACCGGGGGATTCAGCTCCAAGAACAAGTGTGATGCCAGAACCTACTTCTACATGCTACCAACGTTTGCCTTTGCTCATAAAGACCGTGATATCCAAGACAAAACTTACCGTCTGAACAAAGAGACTCTTGAGAAAGTCAACAAGCTTCTTGCTTGCTACAAAGGGACCCATAACTTCCACAACTTCACTTCTCAGAAGGGACCCAAAGACCCCAGTGCCAAACGGTACATCATGGAGATATATTGCGAAGAGCCCTTTGTGAGGGAGTGCATGGAATTTGCAGTGATAAAGGTGAAAGGACAGAGTTTTATGATGCACCAAATAAGGAAGATGATTGGTTTGGTGATAGCTGTAGTGAAAGGCTATGCACCGGAGTCCATCATGGAGCgcagctggggagaggaaaaGGTGGATGTCCCCAAAGCTCCAGGGCTTGGGCTGGTCTTGGAAAAGGTACACTTTGAAAAGTACAATAGACGCTTTGGAAATGATGGTTTACATGAGCCACTGGAATggacggaggaggaggagaagatcgCTGTTTTCAAAGAGCAACATATCTATCCCACTATTATCAACACTGAAAGGGAGGAGCAATCCATGGTGAACTGGCTGAGCACGCTCTCCATCCATGACTTCAATGCCACTTCTTCAGGGGTACAAGTCAATGACAGAAACTCAAAG
- the PUS1 gene encoding pseudouridylate synthase 1 homolog isoform X2, with protein sequence MPGRWRLLRAVARGLSARSGGGGGGPKSAPGWFAMAGDMRATAASQAKRFKSSNEETENQEENGHQDKRFKRSQKDVEDQNKKFPKRKIVLLMAYSGKGYHGMQRNVGSSQFKTIEDDLVSALIRSGCIPENHGEDMKKMSFQRCARTDKGVSAAGQIVSLKIWLIDDVLEKINNCLPSHIRILGLKRVTGGFSSKNKCDARTYFYMLPTFAFAHKDRDIQDKTYRLNKETLEKVNKLLACYKGTHNFHNFTSQKGPKDPSAKRYIMEIYCEEPFVRECMEFAVIKVKGQSFMMHQIRKMIGLVIAVVKGYAPESIMERSWGEEKVDVPKAPGLGLVLEKVHFEKYNRRFGNDGLHEPLEWTEEEEKIAVFKEQHIYPTIINTEREEQSMVNWLSTLSIHDFNATSSGVQVNDRNSKSNDLEGSDGCDDDSD encoded by the exons ATGCCTGGGCGGTGGCGACTTCTCAGGGCGGTGGCCCGGGGCCTCTCGGCGAGatcgggcggcggcggcggggggccgAAGAGCGCGCCCGGC TGGTTTGCAATGGCTGGGGATATGAGAGCAACCGCTGCCAGTCAGGCAAAAAGATTTAAGAGCAGCAATGAGGAAACAGAAAACCAAGAGGAAAATGGACACCAAGACAAACGGTTCAAGAGAAGCCAAAAGGATGTGGAGGATCAGAATAAAAAATTTCCCAAAAGGAAGATTGTTCTGTTGATGGCATATTCTGGGAAAGGCTACCATGGGATGCAA CGAAACGTGGGGTCCTCGCAGTTCAAGACGATCGAGGATGATTTAGTATCTGCCCTCATTCGGTCAGGGTGCATTCCAGAAAACCACGGTGAAGATATGAAAAAAATGTCCTTTCAGAGGTGTGCGCGAACAGACAAG gGTGTGTCTGCCGCTGGACAGATTGTGTCACTGAAGATCTGGCTGATAGATGACGTTTTAGAAAAGATCAATAACTGTCTTCCTTCTCATATCAGAATTCTGg gacTGAAAAGAGTCACCGGGGGATTCAGCTCCAAGAACAAGTGTGATGCCAGAACCTACTTCTACATGCTACCAACGTTTGCCTTTGCTCATAAAGACCGTGATATCCAAGACAAAACTTACCGTCTGAACAAAGAGACTCTTGAGAAAGTCAACAAGCTTCTTGCTTGCTACAAAGGGACCCATAACTTCCACAACTTCACTTCTCAGAAGGGACCCAAAGACCCCAGTGCCAAACGGTACATCATGGAGATATATTGCGAAGAGCCCTTTGTGAGGGAGTGCATGGAATTTGCAGTGATAAAGGTGAAAGGACAGAGTTTTATGATGCACCAAATAAGGAAGATGATTGGTTTGGTGATAGCTGTAGTGAAAGGCTATGCACCGGAGTCCATCATGGAGCgcagctggggagaggaaaaGGTGGATGTCCCCAAAGCTCCAGGGCTTGGGCTGGTCTTGGAAAAGGTACACTTTGAAAAGTACAATAGACGCTTTGGAAATGATGGTTTACATGAGCCACTGGAATggacggaggaggaggagaagatcgCTGTTTTCAAAGAGCAACATATCTATCCCACTATTATCAACACTGAAAGGGAGGAGCAATCCATGGTGAACTGGCTGAGCACGCTCTCCATCCATGACTTCAATGCCACTTCTTCAGGGGTACAAGTCAATGACAGAAACTCAAAG
- the PUS1 gene encoding pseudouridylate synthase 1 homolog isoform X1, with translation MVQLPSFQGQVLAGGVQRLSGGAGDPRPGRQISGKRGTNWRTSRGAQHRRLKWFAMAGDMRATAASQAKRFKSSNEETENQEENGHQDKRFKRSQKDVEDQNKKFPKRKIVLLMAYSGKGYHGMQRNVGSSQFKTIEDDLVSALIRSGCIPENHGEDMKKMSFQRCARTDKGVSAAGQIVSLKIWLIDDVLEKINNCLPSHIRILGLKRVTGGFSSKNKCDARTYFYMLPTFAFAHKDRDIQDKTYRLNKETLEKVNKLLACYKGTHNFHNFTSQKGPKDPSAKRYIMEIYCEEPFVRECMEFAVIKVKGQSFMMHQIRKMIGLVIAVVKGYAPESIMERSWGEEKVDVPKAPGLGLVLEKVHFEKYNRRFGNDGLHEPLEWTEEEEKIAVFKEQHIYPTIINTEREEQSMVNWLSTLSIHDFNATSSGVQVNDRNSKSNDLEGSDGCDDDSD, from the exons ATGGTGCAGCTTCCTTCCTTTCAGGGCCAGGTCCTCGCGGGGGGCGTCCAGCGCCTCAGCGGGGGGGCGGGTGACCCCCGCCCTGGGCGCCAGATTTCAGGAAAAAGGGGGACGAATTGGAGAACGTCCAGAGGAGCGCAACACAgacgattaaag TGGTTTGCAATGGCTGGGGATATGAGAGCAACCGCTGCCAGTCAGGCAAAAAGATTTAAGAGCAGCAATGAGGAAACAGAAAACCAAGAGGAAAATGGACACCAAGACAAACGGTTCAAGAGAAGCCAAAAGGATGTGGAGGATCAGAATAAAAAATTTCCCAAAAGGAAGATTGTTCTGTTGATGGCATATTCTGGGAAAGGCTACCATGGGATGCAA CGAAACGTGGGGTCCTCGCAGTTCAAGACGATCGAGGATGATTTAGTATCTGCCCTCATTCGGTCAGGGTGCATTCCAGAAAACCACGGTGAAGATATGAAAAAAATGTCCTTTCAGAGGTGTGCGCGAACAGACAAG gGTGTGTCTGCCGCTGGACAGATTGTGTCACTGAAGATCTGGCTGATAGATGACGTTTTAGAAAAGATCAATAACTGTCTTCCTTCTCATATCAGAATTCTGg gacTGAAAAGAGTCACCGGGGGATTCAGCTCCAAGAACAAGTGTGATGCCAGAACCTACTTCTACATGCTACCAACGTTTGCCTTTGCTCATAAAGACCGTGATATCCAAGACAAAACTTACCGTCTGAACAAAGAGACTCTTGAGAAAGTCAACAAGCTTCTTGCTTGCTACAAAGGGACCCATAACTTCCACAACTTCACTTCTCAGAAGGGACCCAAAGACCCCAGTGCCAAACGGTACATCATGGAGATATATTGCGAAGAGCCCTTTGTGAGGGAGTGCATGGAATTTGCAGTGATAAAGGTGAAAGGACAGAGTTTTATGATGCACCAAATAAGGAAGATGATTGGTTTGGTGATAGCTGTAGTGAAAGGCTATGCACCGGAGTCCATCATGGAGCgcagctggggagaggaaaaGGTGGATGTCCCCAAAGCTCCAGGGCTTGGGCTGGTCTTGGAAAAGGTACACTTTGAAAAGTACAATAGACGCTTTGGAAATGATGGTTTACATGAGCCACTGGAATggacggaggaggaggagaagatcgCTGTTTTCAAAGAGCAACATATCTATCCCACTATTATCAACACTGAAAGGGAGGAGCAATCCATGGTGAACTGGCTGAGCACGCTCTCCATCCATGACTTCAATGCCACTTCTTCAGGGGTACAAGTCAATGACAGAAACTCAAAG